The Eubacterium ventriosum genome includes the window TTTGCGGAAAGTTGCACAGGTGGAAAAATGGCAGCAAGAATAGTTGATGTGCCCGACGCATCAAAGGTTTTGAACGCAAGCATTGTAACTTATGCAAATGAGGCAAAGATGAAGTATGCCAATGTTTCAAAAGACACACTGAAACAGTACGGAGCAGTTAGTGAAAACACTGCAAGAGAGATGGCTGAAGGCGTGGCAAAAGCTAATAACGCAGATGTTGCAGCAGGAATTTCAGGCATAGCAGGACCTACAGGCGGCACGGAGGATAAGCCGGTGGGAATGGTTTGCTTTGGATTCTATATAGACGGAAAAGTTTTTTCTGACACAAAACATTTCGGAAATATTGGAAGAAACAATGTTAGGGACGAAAGCGTTGAGTATGTTTTGGATGTGTTAATCAAAGAATTGTCATAAAGGGATTACAAAAACGATTATAAAAATAATTATAAAAGTAATAATAAAAAATCAGTATATAGGACGAACATGAGAGAATTACTAATAACGGTATTTGCCAAATGCCAAAAATGTGTTAAAATCGTCAAGTATACACTTTATATCAATTAGGGTGAAAGTGCCTGTAATCATATTATTATGTACGAAAATCCGATAAAAACATATTATAGGGTATAAAATAAATTAAAAACAGAGGGTGTTATTATGCCAATAAAAGTTAAACAAAATTTACCGGCAAGAGATATTCTTGAAAATGAAAATATATTTGTAATGACGGACACAAGAGCAATGACTCAGGATATCCGTCCGTTGAAGGTGTTGGTTTTAAATCTTATGCCAACAAAGATTGTAACAGAAACTCAGATTCTTAGAAAATTATCTAATACTCCACTTCAGATAGAAGTTGAGTTTTTGCAGAC containing:
- a CDS encoding CinA family protein, translating into MNKAEQLVKLLIEKKYTVSFAESCTGGKMAARIVDVPDASKVLNASIVTYANEAKMKYANVSKDTLKQYGAVSENTAREMAEGVAKANNADVAAGISGIAGPTGGTEDKPVGMVCFGFYIDGKVFSDTKHFGNIGRNNVRDESVEYVLDVLIKELS